The Pelodiscus sinensis isolate JC-2024 chromosome 13, ASM4963464v1, whole genome shotgun sequence genome includes a region encoding these proteins:
- the LOC102457667 gene encoding glycine receptor subunit alpha-4 — protein sequence MKTLAPGTVSFFVFCLLQEPVPLRLVSGKEELKSGQSMSPSDFLDKLMGKTSGYDARIRPNFKGPPVNVTCNIFINSFGSVTETTMDYRVNVFLRQQWNDPRLAYREYPDDSLDLDPSMLDSIWKPDLFFANEKGANFHEVTTDNKLLRIFKNGNVLYSIRLTLILSCPMDLKNFPMDIQTCTMQLESFGYTMNDLIFEWLEEQEAVQVAEGLTLPQFILRDEKDLGYCTKYYNTGKFTCIEVKFHLERQMGYYLIQMYIPSLLIVILSWVSFWINMDAAPARVGLGITTVLTMTTQSAGSRASLPKVSYVKAIDIWMAVCLLFVFAALLEYAAVNFVSRQHKEFMRLRRRQRRQRMEEEVVRESRFYFRGYGLGHCLHMRDGGAAEGPSIYSPPPPAPFLREGEVVFRHYVDRAKRIDTISRAVFPFTFLVFNVFYWVIYKVLRSEEIHPAP from the exons ATGAAAACTCTCGCCCCAGGCACCGTCTCCTTCTTCGTCTTCTGCCTCTTGCAAGAGCCGGtcccgctcag GTTGGTTTCAGGGAAAGAGGAGCTTAAATCTGGCCAGTCTATGTCACCCTCGGATTTCCTGGACAAGCTCATGGGGAAAACATCAGGGTATGACGCCCGGATTCGCCCCAACTTCAAAG GGCCGCCTGTCAACGTGACATGCAACATCTTCATCAACAGCTTTGGCTCCGTCACAGAAACCACCATG GATTACCGGGTGAACGTCTTCCTGCGCCAGCAGTGGAACGACCCCCGCCTGGCCTACAGGGAATACCCGGACGACTCACTGGACCTGGACCCCTCCATGCTGGACTCCATCTGGAAGCCCGATTTGTTCTTTGCCAACGAGAAAGGGGCCAACTTCCACGAGGTCACCACCGACAACAAGCTGCTGCGCATCTTCAAGAACGGCAACGTGCTGTACAGCATCAG GCTGACGCTGATCCTCTCCTGCCCCATGGATCTCAAGAACTTCCCCATGGACATCCAGACATGCACCATGCAGCTGGAGAGCT TCGGCTACACCATGAATGACCTGATCTTCGAGTGGCTGGAAGAGCAAGAAGCTGTCCAAGTGGCCGAGGGCTTGACGCTCCCGCAGTTTATTCTGAGGGACGAGAAGGATCTGGGCTACTGTACAAAGTATTACAACACAG GGAAGTTCACCTGCATCGAGGTGAAGTTCCACCTAGAGAGGCAAATGGGCTATTACCTGATCCAGATGTACATCCCCAGCCTGCTGATTGTCATCCTCTCCTGGGTCTCCTTTTGGATCAACATGGACGCGGCCCCCGCCCGGGTCGGGCTGGGGATCACCACAGTGCTGACCATGACCACCCAGAGTGCAGGCTCCCGCGCCTCTCTGCCGAAG GTCTCCTACGTGAAGGCCATTGACATCTGGATGGCCGTGTGCCTGCTCTTCGTCTTCGCTGCCCTGCTGGAGTACGCGGCCGTCAACTTCGTCTCGCGCCAGCACAAGGAGTTCATGCGCCTGCGCAGGAGGCAGCGACGCCAGAGGAtg GAGGAAGAGGTGGTCCGCGAGAGCCGCTTCTACTTCCGCGGCTACGGCCTCGGCCACTGCCTACACATGAGGGATGGTGGTGCTGCGGAGGGCCCCAGCATCTACAGCCCGCCTCCCCCGGCCCCcttcctgagggagggggaggtcgTCTTCAGGCACTACGTCGACAGGGCCAAGCGGATCGACACCATCTCCCGAGCCGTCTTCCCCTTCACCTTCCTGGTGTTTAACGTCTTCTACTGGGTGATCTACAAAGTGCTGCGGTCCGAGGAGATCCACCCGGCACCCTGA